The following coding sequences lie in one Mycobacterium sp. DL440 genomic window:
- a CDS encoding TetR/AcrR family transcriptional regulator — MTSVSGRTSSGRATPWGADAPVGEEQARERLLVAAEACYIERGMSRTRMSDIANRAGVHRRTVYDYFPTKDALLAASFVRAIRAVLDASEPCWDTEEPFLEQLVKATAVGLRGARDSPTMALLIGADDLSKTFHAAEVSETWSQHLAQVLGRRLEIAMEAGEVRDDLTADTMARWVTRIAFSLIAEPGRPEDGGDEGLIRAFLPACLAPQGDRRRLP; from the coding sequence ATGACGAGCGTGTCAGGGCGGACGAGTTCAGGACGGGCTACACCATGGGGTGCCGATGCACCTGTCGGCGAAGAGCAGGCCCGGGAGCGACTGCTTGTCGCCGCCGAAGCGTGCTACATCGAGCGCGGCATGAGTCGCACTCGGATGAGCGATATCGCGAACAGGGCCGGTGTGCATCGCCGGACCGTCTACGACTACTTCCCCACCAAGGACGCCCTGCTGGCCGCGTCATTCGTACGAGCGATCCGTGCCGTGCTCGACGCCTCCGAACCCTGTTGGGACACCGAGGAACCCTTCCTGGAGCAGCTCGTCAAGGCCACCGCGGTTGGGCTGCGCGGGGCACGGGACTCGCCCACCATGGCACTGCTGATCGGCGCTGACGATCTGAGTAAAACCTTTCACGCGGCCGAGGTCTCCGAAACTTGGAGCCAGCACCTTGCACAAGTTCTGGGCCGACGACTCGAAATCGCCATGGAGGCCGGCGAAGTTCGCGACGATCTCACCGCCGACACCATGGCGCGCTGGGTCACACGCATTGCGTTCAGCTTGATCGCCGAACCCGGCCGGCCCGAGGACGGCGGCGACGAAGGACTCATCCGCGCTTTCCTTCCCGCCTGCCTCGCCCCACAGGGGGACCGGCGTCGGCTTCCTTAA
- a CDS encoding CaiB/BaiF CoA-transferase family protein — translation MQKPMTGVRVLEVAQFTFVPSAGAVLADWGADVIKIENPVTGDGQRGLVTVSGRSATAPGVAFAPMIEAPNRGKRSVGLSLALNQSRPVFEELVRRSDVFLTNYLPQAQAKLRIDLDEIRRINPAIIYVAGSGFGSEGPDRDAGAHDVTAFWARSGSADGVTPTESEVPTGMPAGGYGDNMGGITIAGAVAAALYGRQATGQTSVIDVSLLAVGAWANQFNLNLAMLYDCPLPKIDHRGQAPGNPLTGAYRCSDGRFIQLSMLQPTRYWSPICRLFGLEEAADDERFASLESLAAHADEATALISTAVGARTFEECKHLLNLSGGQWAPVQDAWEAANDESLIANGRIADVVDAQGNKQRLVANPVKFDEAAAHLTRAPMFAEHTDEVLRELGIGDHDLIELKIEGAIT, via the coding sequence ATGCAGAAACCGATGACCGGGGTGCGCGTCCTGGAAGTCGCGCAGTTCACCTTCGTGCCCTCGGCGGGCGCCGTGCTCGCGGACTGGGGTGCCGACGTCATCAAGATCGAGAACCCCGTGACAGGCGATGGGCAACGGGGGCTGGTGACTGTCAGCGGTCGCTCGGCCACTGCGCCGGGGGTCGCGTTTGCGCCGATGATCGAGGCACCGAACCGCGGCAAGCGCAGCGTCGGCCTGTCCCTTGCTCTCAACCAGTCGCGCCCGGTGTTCGAGGAGCTTGTCCGTCGCAGCGATGTTTTCCTGACCAACTATCTACCGCAGGCGCAGGCCAAGCTACGCATCGACCTCGATGAGATCCGGCGGATCAACCCGGCGATCATCTACGTCGCCGGCAGCGGATTCGGCAGCGAAGGGCCCGACCGGGATGCCGGCGCTCACGATGTGACGGCGTTCTGGGCACGTTCGGGCAGTGCCGACGGGGTGACGCCCACCGAATCGGAAGTGCCGACGGGCATGCCTGCCGGCGGATACGGCGACAACATGGGCGGGATCACCATCGCGGGCGCGGTGGCCGCGGCGCTGTATGGCAGGCAAGCGACGGGGCAAACCTCCGTCATCGACGTCTCTCTGCTGGCAGTAGGGGCGTGGGCCAATCAGTTCAACCTGAACCTGGCGATGCTGTATGACTGCCCCCTTCCCAAGATCGATCACCGCGGCCAGGCCCCCGGCAACCCGCTGACCGGGGCCTACCGGTGCTCGGATGGCCGGTTCATCCAGTTGTCGATGCTGCAGCCGACCCGCTACTGGTCGCCGATATGCCGGCTGTTCGGTCTGGAGGAAGCTGCCGACGACGAGCGGTTCGCCTCGCTGGAGTCGCTGGCGGCGCACGCCGACGAGGCCACGGCATTGATATCGACGGCGGTCGGTGCGCGGACCTTCGAAGAGTGCAAACACCTACTCAACCTGTCCGGCGGCCAGTGGGCGCCGGTGCAGGATGCCTGGGAGGCGGCCAACGACGAGTCGTTGATCGCCAACGGACGCATCGCCGATGTCGTTGATGCACAGGGTAATAAACAGCGGTTGGTGGCCAACCCGGTGAAGTTCGACGAGGCGGCCGCCCATCTCACCCGCGCACCGATGTTCGCCGAACACACCGACGAGGTGTTGCGGGAGTTGGGTATTGGTGATCACGACCTGATCGAGTTGAAAATCGAAGGCGCCATCACCTGA
- a CDS encoding thioesterase family protein, producing the protein MQSCFFVTDGDSYVPTSLARGPWGPSLSGHYVGGLLGRAVEQEVNDADTDLQPARLTVDLLRPVALSPLQVHSSVVRDGRRLRLVDAVMTQNDVMVARASALFLRHSEHTTDKVWTTPMTMPEIPAELDMPNDDHLMLFHSYGRDPVAGSPGVGGDEWRHGGQKFAWVRETKSLVDDEPLSPFTRAAMAGDVTSSITHWGADGLQFINTDYTLTLSRLPEGPYIGLAAVTHYGHEGVGTGVATLFDKAGPVGSGMATTLINPGFTPPPSLLPT; encoded by the coding sequence GTGCAGAGTTGTTTCTTCGTCACCGACGGCGATAGTTACGTGCCGACCAGTTTGGCGCGCGGGCCATGGGGTCCATCACTCAGTGGTCACTACGTCGGCGGGTTGCTCGGGCGAGCGGTCGAGCAGGAAGTCAACGATGCCGATACCGATCTGCAGCCCGCCCGGCTGACAGTCGACCTGCTCAGACCCGTCGCGCTGTCACCCCTGCAGGTGCATTCATCGGTGGTGCGTGACGGACGCAGACTTCGGCTCGTCGACGCGGTGATGACTCAGAACGACGTCATGGTGGCACGGGCCAGCGCCTTGTTCCTCCGCCACAGCGAGCACACCACAGACAAGGTGTGGACAACGCCAATGACGATGCCGGAAATCCCTGCGGAACTCGACATGCCGAACGACGACCACCTCATGCTGTTCCACTCCTACGGCCGCGATCCGGTTGCAGGCAGTCCGGGTGTCGGGGGCGACGAGTGGAGGCACGGTGGACAGAAGTTCGCATGGGTGCGGGAGACCAAGTCGCTCGTCGACGACGAGCCGCTGTCCCCTTTCACGCGCGCCGCGATGGCCGGGGACGTGACCAGCTCGATAACCCATTGGGGCGCCGACGGACTGCAATTCATCAACACCGACTACACCCTCACGCTCAGCCGGTTGCCAGAAGGTCCCTACATTGGTTTGGCGGCGGTGACACACTACGGCCATGAAGGGGTCGGCACCGGCGTCGCCACGCTGTTCGACAAGGCGGGGCCCGTCGGCAGCGGCATGGCAACGACGTTGATAAACCCCGGATTCACACCACCACCGTCGCTGCTGCCGACCTGA
- a CDS encoding alpha/beta fold hydrolase has product MTLPDLVLVHGGEHAADCWELTIAELRCQEPELRVLAVDLPGHGNKPGNLATATIGEWVDSVVADIEDAGLGDIVIVGHSMAGVTVPGVVAKLGSTRVREMILATAFIPRQGQAIVDTLGGPLAFFARRAAKAGDPVKVPRLAAQYAFCNGMTRAQRQFAMSRLYAESARIPAEPVDRSGLPDEVPRTWILTTHDRALSLNSQLASIAALGGIQDVIPVDACHDVMISHPEQLARILIERCQLRGEG; this is encoded by the coding sequence GTGACCCTGCCCGACCTCGTCCTCGTCCACGGCGGAGAACACGCCGCCGATTGCTGGGAATTGACCATCGCCGAGCTACGCTGCCAAGAGCCAGAATTGCGTGTCCTCGCGGTAGACCTGCCAGGCCATGGCAACAAGCCCGGAAATCTCGCCACCGCCACTATCGGTGAGTGGGTCGATTCGGTCGTCGCCGATATCGAAGACGCAGGTCTTGGTGACATCGTGATCGTCGGCCACTCGATGGCAGGGGTCACGGTGCCGGGTGTGGTCGCCAAACTCGGCTCGACGCGGGTGCGGGAGATGATCCTGGCGACTGCTTTCATACCGCGGCAAGGCCAAGCGATCGTGGACACTCTCGGCGGCCCCTTGGCGTTCTTCGCCCGACGTGCCGCCAAAGCGGGCGACCCGGTGAAGGTGCCACGGCTCGCGGCGCAATACGCCTTCTGCAATGGCATGACACGCGCACAACGCCAGTTCGCGATGTCGCGGCTCTACGCGGAGTCGGCCCGGATTCCTGCCGAACCCGTCGACCGCAGCGGACTTCCCGACGAGGTGCCGCGCACGTGGATTCTGACCACCCATGATCGGGCGCTGTCGCTGAATTCCCAGCTGGCGAGCATCGCAGCACTCGGTGGGATACAGGACGTGATCCCCGTCGATGCCTGCCACGATGTGATGATCAGTCACCCGGAACAACTGGCACGCATACTTATCGAGCGGTGCCAGCTGAGAGGAGAAGGGTGA
- a CDS encoding LLM class F420-dependent oxidoreductase: protein MFPMRAVKHWNRWSEGAAIGDIARLVEEAGFDGFAMSEHPYPDKEWLAHGGHHAFDPLVSLSFAAAATTRIRVMTYILVSGYRSPYLTAKGAASLDLLSGGRFTLGTGAGYLKSEFEALGADFGRRGALLDEAIAAWRSTWAGVDHDGPEFGVSGHIALPPPLTNGGPPIWIGGNSAAAQRRAIEVADGWMPMAASGEMAAITRARPLEDIATLAEWIGAVNKRRAELDRGPADVSFVPFEADLLASGDCTAFTNAVQPKLDAYAEAGVTWITIEPSSRSFSDFRTDIDVLASQLIDR from the coding sequence ATGTTCCCAATGCGGGCGGTCAAGCATTGGAATCGGTGGTCCGAGGGCGCCGCGATCGGCGATATCGCGCGGCTGGTCGAAGAGGCCGGCTTCGACGGATTCGCAATGTCGGAGCACCCCTACCCCGACAAGGAGTGGTTGGCCCACGGTGGCCACCACGCGTTCGACCCGCTCGTATCGTTGAGTTTCGCCGCTGCCGCGACCACCCGCATCCGGGTGATGACCTACATCCTGGTGTCGGGTTACCGCAGCCCGTACTTGACGGCCAAGGGAGCCGCGAGTCTGGACCTGCTGTCAGGAGGCCGTTTCACCCTGGGCACCGGTGCCGGCTACCTGAAGTCCGAATTCGAGGCGCTGGGAGCCGATTTCGGTCGTCGCGGCGCACTGCTGGACGAGGCGATCGCGGCGTGGCGGTCGACCTGGGCCGGCGTCGACCACGACGGTCCGGAATTCGGGGTGAGCGGACACATCGCGCTTCCGCCACCACTGACGAACGGTGGCCCCCCGATCTGGATCGGCGGCAACAGCGCCGCCGCACAGCGCCGGGCCATCGAGGTGGCCGACGGCTGGATGCCGATGGCTGCGTCGGGCGAGATGGCCGCCATCACCCGGGCTCGACCACTGGAAGACATCGCCACACTGGCCGAGTGGATCGGAGCGGTGAACAAGCGGCGGGCCGAGCTCGACCGTGGCCCGGCCGACGTGTCGTTCGTGCCGTTCGAGGCAGACCTGCTCGCCAGCGGCGACTGCACCGCGTTCACAAACGCCGTGCAGCCCAAGCTGGACGCCTACGCCGAGGCGGGCGTCACCTGGATCACCATCGAGCCGTCCAGCCGGAGTTTCAGCGACTTCCGCACCGATATCGACGTGCTGGCATCGCAGCTGATCGACCGCTGA
- a CDS encoding acyl-CoA dehydrogenase family protein, with translation MADEQSSGAWELPDELVMLRDTVRRFMDAHVHPLEEKLDHDTVGLPREQLVELQAKARELGLWALQTPAEYGGAGLSVLGQVVVAEEAAKCRMGAFFPALGAFGGNPPNIMFKASTEQFEKYAKPIIDGTMSKAYTAITEASGGSDPARAIKLKATRDGDGYLLNGSKMWISHAPGADWGVVYARTGEGRQGISAFILEKDTPGVTFSRIPVMASFAPYELHFDNVRLPGDQLIGAEGQGFSLASDFLIHGRIIYAAGPIGIAQSALDLACQWAKDRDVFGGRLADKQGVQWMLVDSEVELRAARLLMYQAAWNADLGRNVRVDASVAKMYGTEAAYKVLDRCIQLHGALGISAELPLERWFRDLRVKRLGEGATEVQREVIARSLLR, from the coding sequence ATGGCCGACGAACAGTCCAGCGGGGCGTGGGAGCTGCCCGACGAGTTGGTGATGCTGCGCGATACCGTGCGGCGGTTCATGGACGCACACGTGCATCCACTCGAGGAGAAACTCGACCACGACACTGTGGGGCTGCCCCGCGAGCAGCTGGTCGAGCTGCAGGCGAAAGCGCGTGAGCTCGGACTGTGGGCACTCCAGACTCCCGCAGAGTACGGCGGCGCCGGGCTGAGCGTGCTCGGCCAGGTTGTGGTTGCCGAGGAGGCGGCGAAATGCCGGATGGGAGCGTTCTTCCCGGCGCTCGGCGCGTTCGGAGGCAACCCACCCAACATCATGTTCAAGGCCTCGACCGAACAGTTCGAGAAGTATGCCAAGCCGATCATCGATGGCACGATGTCCAAGGCGTACACCGCTATCACCGAAGCCTCCGGCGGCTCCGATCCGGCGCGGGCGATCAAGCTCAAGGCCACGCGGGACGGTGACGGTTATCTGCTCAACGGGTCCAAGATGTGGATCTCACACGCACCCGGCGCCGACTGGGGGGTGGTGTACGCCCGCACCGGTGAAGGTCGCCAGGGGATCTCGGCGTTCATCCTGGAGAAGGACACCCCCGGCGTCACATTCAGTCGTATCCCGGTGATGGCCTCCTTCGCCCCGTACGAACTGCACTTCGACAACGTGCGGCTGCCGGGCGATCAGCTGATCGGCGCAGAGGGACAGGGCTTTTCACTGGCGAGTGACTTCCTCATCCACGGCAGGATCATCTACGCCGCCGGGCCGATCGGGATCGCTCAGAGTGCACTGGACCTGGCCTGCCAGTGGGCCAAGGACCGCGACGTGTTCGGCGGCCGGCTGGCCGATAAGCAGGGCGTGCAGTGGATGCTGGTGGACAGTGAAGTGGAGCTGCGCGCCGCCCGGCTCCTGATGTACCAGGCAGCCTGGAACGCCGACCTGGGCCGCAACGTCCGGGTGGACGCGTCGGTGGCCAAGATGTACGGCACCGAGGCGGCCTACAAAGTGCTGGATCGGTGCATCCAACTCCATGGCGCGCTGGGTATTTCCGCAGAGCTGCCGCTGGAACGGTGGTTCCGGGACCTGCGGGTCAAGCGGCTCGGTGAGGGTGCCACAGAAGTTCAGCGCGAGGTCATTGCCAGATCATTGCTGAGATAG